Proteins found in one Candidatus Neomarinimicrobiota bacterium genomic segment:
- a CDS encoding response regulator, with product MIKVLIADDHTIFRAGLKRILDETDGIGVVDEASDGMAVLAKLGQAQYDVILLDISMPGQGGVEVLKQIRNLWPKQAVLILSMHPEEQYALRVLRAGASGYLTKESSPAELITAIRKVANGGRYISSKLGEELALRLSREFNIPRHEQLSDREYHVLLMIAAGKTIREIARDLSLSEKTISTYRFRVLDKMSIKSNVELTHYAIQHGLLK from the coding sequence ATGATTAAAGTCCTGATCGCGGATGATCATACCATCTTTCGGGCCGGATTGAAACGAATCCTTGATGAAACCGACGGAATTGGGGTAGTTGATGAAGCCAGTGATGGAATGGCGGTATTGGCCAAACTAGGTCAAGCTCAATATGATGTAATCCTGCTCGATATCTCCATGCCTGGCCAGGGTGGTGTGGAAGTACTTAAGCAAATTAGGAATCTCTGGCCGAAACAGGCGGTCCTCATCCTGAGTATGCATCCAGAAGAGCAATATGCCCTTCGGGTTCTGAGGGCCGGCGCGTCAGGTTACCTGACCAAAGAGAGCTCTCCGGCGGAGCTGATCACTGCGATAAGAAAAGTGGCGAATGGGGGTCGATATATCAGCTCGAAACTGGGTGAGGAGTTGGCCCTGCGGCTGTCTAGGGAATTCAATATCCCCCGCCATGAGCAATTGTCTGATCGCGAATATCATGTCCTTCTCATGATTGCCGCTGGAAAAACCATTCGGGAGATCGCCAGAGATTTGTCCTTGAGTGAGAAGACCATCAGCACTTATCGGTTTCGGGTATTGGATAAAATGAGTATCAAATCCAACGTTGAATTGACTCACTATGCCATTCAACATGGACTCCTGAAGTAG
- a CDS encoding PAS domain S-box protein, with protein MSAQIDFLWVLFGTVVIAATVITLAIHMVISSRRELAERRQAEEVLRESEEKYRAVVEHSHNGVIIVDNAYHIVFANDQLFQILGYSREEILGHDFRDFLDGESKALVSERYHQRQLGEPVPSRYEVGIIRKDAKKRRLELSVAIIQNSVGQIKTVAQVLDITDRKRAEMALQESEERYRLLVELSPDVILVHKNGEIIFINPAGVTLMGADSPDQLIGRKVEEFIHPDSLESVKKRIEQVEAGHTVPFMEQKLIRLDGTIIDVETSLAPFIYHCEPAIQVVARDITERKKTEQEVKQSHEQLRNLSVYLQSVREEERGGIAREIHDELGQELTALKMDLSWLSSKLQPDQKPLQQKANAMTELTNSMIQTVKRISSELRPAVLDDLGVIAALDWEIAEFFKHTGIRCALKVEPDEFDLDPDRSTAVYRIFQEALTNIARHSRATAVEAILKVSPDRLELEIKDNGIGITEEQIHSPDSFGLIGIRERAMQFGGEARIEGITGEGTSISVALLLDDEGNHHD; from the coding sequence ATGTCTGCGCAGATAGACTTCCTGTGGGTCTTATTTGGCACCGTTGTAATAGCGGCGACGGTTATCACTTTAGCTATACATATGGTCATCAGCAGCAGGCGGGAGCTCGCCGAGCGCAGGCAGGCGGAAGAAGTCCTGCGAGAATCTGAGGAAAAATATCGCGCAGTTGTTGAACACTCACATAATGGCGTTATCATTGTTGACAATGCTTATCACATTGTTTTCGCTAACGATCAGCTATTTCAGATTCTTGGCTATTCGCGAGAGGAAATATTGGGTCATGATTTCAGGGATTTTCTCGATGGGGAGAGTAAAGCCCTGGTTTCTGAAAGATATCACCAGCGGCAACTAGGGGAGCCGGTCCCGTCCAGGTATGAAGTCGGTATTATCCGCAAAGATGCTAAAAAAAGGCGATTAGAACTGAGCGTTGCTATCATCCAGAATTCAGTCGGCCAAATAAAGACAGTTGCGCAGGTGCTGGATATTACCGACCGCAAACGGGCCGAAATGGCACTGCAGGAAAGCGAGGAACGTTATCGACTCCTGGTGGAACTCTCCCCGGATGTTATATTGGTTCATAAGAATGGTGAGATAATCTTTATCAATCCTGCTGGAGTGACCCTCATGGGTGCCGATAGTCCTGACCAGCTTATCGGCAGGAAGGTGGAGGAATTTATACACCCTGATAGCTTGGAGTCGGTCAAGAAAAGAATAGAGCAGGTTGAGGCCGGGCATACCGTCCCATTCATGGAGCAAAAACTGATCCGCTTGGATGGCACAATAATCGATGTGGAGACCTCCTTGGCTCCCTTTATTTACCACTGCGAACCTGCGATTCAGGTTGTGGCCCGGGACATCACCGAACGCAAAAAAACAGAGCAGGAAGTAAAACAATCCCATGAGCAGCTGCGAAACCTATCGGTGTATCTCCAATCGGTGAGGGAAGAAGAGAGGGGTGGAATAGCCCGTGAGATCCACGATGAACTGGGACAGGAACTGACCGCCCTGAAGATGGATCTTTCATGGCTGAGCAGCAAGCTGCAGCCAGATCAGAAGCCACTTCAGCAGAAGGCCAACGCTATGACTGAATTGACGAACTCCATGATTCAGACCGTGAAAAGGATTTCGTCCGAATTGAGACCGGCAGTGCTGGATGACCTGGGGGTGATAGCCGCCCTTGATTGGGAGATCGCGGAATTCTTCAAGCATACGGGGATCAGGTGTGCTCTGAAAGTTGAACCTGATGAATTCGATCTCGATCCCGACCGTTCTACGGCCGTATACCGTATCTTCCAGGAGGCCCTGACGAACATTGCACGCCATTCTCGTGCCACCGCGGTTGAAGCGATTCTGAAGGTGAGCCCGGACAGACTGGAATTGGAAATCAAGGACAATGGCATTGGCATCACGGAAGAACAAATCCACAGCCCGGATTCGTTTGGATTGATTGGCATCCGGGAAAGGGCTATGCAATTTGGGGGCGAAGCCCGGATAGAGGGAATAACAGGTGAAGGGACTAGCATAAGCGTAGCGCTCCTTTTGGATGATGAAGGGAATCACCATGATTAA